In Thermodesulfobacteriota bacterium, the genomic stretch TTACCGAATACAATTTAGCTCCCGAGCTAATTCCACAATTATTCCCAATATATATGCCTCCATGGGCCTGAATCTGACAAGACGGGGCTATCTCCACATTATCACTTAATACCAGCTCCCCTTCCTGCCATTTAAAATTCCTTTTATCTTTCCTCTTGACGATCTTGCTCCCTAGGTCGAGGGGGCCCGCTTTTAGAACACAGCGACTGCCGATCCAGGTATTATTACCGATACTCATCCACTCCGGATTCTCTATAATCACTCCCTCGTCTATTAACACATTCTTGCCGCATTTTTTGAACCTTCTCCGGTAATAAAAATATCTGATCCTTCTTCCGGTCGAACCAGGCATGTAGATTATGAAGAAACCAACAAGGTCTCTCAAAAACGTTTTTAGATATCTCCATAGGTTTGACATATCTGTCTTACCGCCTCACCGCTGTCCGGCAATCCAAGACCGGTCTCTCTCGTAGCCAAGAAGAATCAACTCATCCCCGGCATGAAGGTCAAAGCATTCACTCGCCTCCTTGTTGAAATAATTGCGCCAGTCGCCGACAATCCCTTTTCTCAAAAAACTATTTTTGTTCTCTTCCCCCGGTCTGCGCCCGGAGAGGCGTTCAAATGATAGCTCCTGGGCAACTTTGGCTACCTTCTCCGACCCTACGCTTTTGCCGGTCAACTCTGAAATGACCCGTCGTAGCTGACCAGGGGTATCACGATTAAGGTCTTCATAACGCACGTAGGTGATACCCTTACGACCATGCCACCGCCTGACAAACTCAGCCCAGGTAAAGCTAGGATACCTTTGTCTGGTGAAAAAATATTCGATGAAGGCCGGCAAATTTTCACCTATATTCTCATAATCGACAAACGGCAGGTCACGGCGGATTACTTCCATAAAAGGCGAACCTGTCGGCTCGTTTTTTGAAAGAAAGAAACAATGATGGTAAAGGGATACCATCACATCCCGGCCGTCCCGCCAAATAACGATGGTGTTCTTCATGCCCCGGTGTTTGGGATAATGACCGTGTACGACTGATGACCTGACCATAGGAAATCGATTGGTCCGCGGGAATGGAATACCCAGTGCCTGCCCCAGCATCTGGGCAAGCCAGGTACCACCTGATTTTGGATATTCATTAACGATGTATAATGGCAATATTCCGGACAGGGAATAAACCATGCAGTAGGATATGGCTGCCCCTAGTTTTGTCCGGAATCTCTCATATGCACCCAGCACCATTTATTCTCCTTTCTCGACCATGCATTCCGTATTCTTAACCTTTATATAGCTCCGCCGTCTCGGTCACATACTGACTAAGGAGCAGGAGTCCCACCGCTATGTACCTAGACCGGCTTCAACGGATAAAATTAACCGCCACCGGTATCGATTCTTCAACCCTGTATTTGGTATCTAATCTCCTTAATCTTCCACCCGTTATCTAGCCAGGATAGAAACCAGCTTATCGTACCTATGGCACTTTTTACCCCTCTTTCACTTTTGCTTCTGAAGGTAATAGCAAATCCCCCGTCCACCGATGCCGTATTATCCTCGAACGTGACGCTGGTTATACGGACCTTGTATTCCAGAATCTCTATAGAATAAAAATTAGCCCGGTATGAAGGCAGAACTTTTGAAATTTCGATACCATTTTCCCTTGCCCCAGGTTCGAAGAATGATACGAATTTATCCATGTCCCTGTTTTTGTATGCGGTCAAATAATCGGAGAGGAAAGAATATAAAGACATCTTATCCTGGTATGAAAAATACCTTTTACCCAAGCTAGAATACTGAGTCTTCGACTTATCCTCTTCCTTTGGCTTAACCTCGTCTTCCGCCCTGTAACTAACCTCTTCTTCATCTAAGATCTTAGCCGGTTGCTTTACCGCTACACCCTCATCTGATTTTATTTTTTCTCCGGTCCGAGGAACAAGTAAAAGAGTTCCTCTGTCGATCTTATCGTCGACCAGATTGTTAACTTCCTTGAGTTCCTCGACCGATACTTTGAATCTTTTCGCTATCAAACTTAAGGTGTCTCCTTTCCTGACCATATATTGGCCGTCGGTAAAATCCCCTATGTCCTTTTCCTCGTCCGACCCAGCTTGAATGGGAGATTTCTGCCGAATCTCCGTCGAGGCGGTCTGCTCAGACTGCTTTCCCATGTCGCTATGAAGGGCTTCCTTCTTGTCTTCCTCTCCTTGAATAACTTCCTTCTTACTCGGTTCTTCCGGAGTGGCAACGATGCTTTCCTGCACCCCAGAAGATGAAGAAATCACCCTCTCCTCCTTGGGAGGTTCCACCGACTTCCCCCCTCTTATTTCTTGATTGGGCTCGGATTCGAATAGTTCAAACCCCTCTCCAGCCTGCTCCTCCTCATCTTCGACCTCGCCGGAAAGCTGGCTTACCCGGTAGATTGAGCCGGAAAGAAGGCCGGACTCGACCAGATAGAAGGCCGATGCCAACAAAACCGCAATCAGAGAAAACAAGAAGACTAATCTTCTCGGCGTAATTTCGCTCCAAGGATTAACCACCACCACCGGCAATGCCGGAATACGTCTTGCATCATATTTCCTTCTTTTTATCGGGTCTCCTAGGATTTCATACGCTTCATTCAAACTCTTTGTAATGTCGAGTCCATGGTCTCCTACGTGGTCCGGGTGATATGCCTTCATGGAATTGATCCAGCTCTTTCTGATCTCCCCGGCAGAGGCGGTAGGAGGCACATTGAGAATTCTGTAGTAATCCTCCGCCGGTTCCTCCGGGGCAAAATGGGATAACACCAGTTTTGCTTGCTCGATTATAAACTGCTCGCTTATCTTTCTGTCTTTGGCAATCTTCCTCAATATAGGGAAGTTAGGAGAGTCTTCTCCCCTCAATACATCTTTTAGTAAAGAGTAGAAAAATACGCGGTAAAGTGAAAATTCCCTCAGTATTTCTCTTATATCGTTCGAGGTAATAATCTGAGTTATCACCCTTTCAAAAACCTTCTTATCTACCTTGAGCATCGGAGTTAAGCCCAACCTTCGTGATTTCTACATCATCTACCCAGGCGGTCCCGGAGATATATTTATCTATCTTGTCGCTCTTATACCTTCTGAGCCTGACCCCAACGGATTTGCAATCGGGGGAAGTACGGAAAGAAAGCTCAACCCTTTTCCAGTCGGTTGTTCCGGTAATCGGCTCGGTTGCTTCCACCATGCTAAACCTCGGATAGCAGAAAACTTCCCAGCTTATGCCGTTTTTGGTCGTAATCTCATCGGTGGAAATATAGGAAGTAAGCACGTAATCGGTGTCCGGCTCGACCGGTACTATCTGAGATACATGATAAAAATCAACGTTATCCGCCCCGTCGAAATTAAGCCTTAATGAATAACTGCCCCTATATTTCTTTGCCCGATCGAAGTCAATAGCTACCCCATTTATTCTGTGGATTTTCCAGTCAAACCCCCAGCCATTAGCTACCGGCTTATCTTCGAATCCCCCGTTCCAGACGAGTGACCCCTCGTTCCTCTTTCCAAATAGCCCTTCCCAGATGGACAAGGCCTGGGAACTCCGGCCATTTTTCAGAAGAAAGTCCACATAAATAGGGGCAATATCATCCGCAATCATCCCGGCTCTTGTCATTCTATCCCAAACCGGGAAGGTCTCTACCAGCTTATCCTTGACGATCAAATACCTAAGATAATCCGGAAGAGCCTCATCCGGAACAACCTGGTTAAAAATTAACTCCGGATCCCCTATTAATTGCCAACCGGCGTCGAAAACCCTTGTCCTTCTCGTTGCATCTACCCGGGCCACGGTCCTTAGATATTCCGCAGCCACGGCATCTTCCCCGAGCTTTAAAGCTAGAATAGATGCTTCCCAGAGACGTCCTATATAAAGTGGTCCGAGCCCAACCGCCCGTCTGAGCGAGGTCAGGGCTTTTTCCCTCTCGCCGTTTTCGTCAAACATCTCGGCAAGTCCTAGCCATGAGGAGGAAAGAAGAGGATTAAGCTGGAGAGACCGAACATATAAGGCCTCGATTTCCCTCTCATTTCCGAGCATGAGCAAGTGATATGCTTTAGCTAATCGAAAATTCAACTGGGCATCCGAAGGGTTTAAAGCTAATGCGCTTTCCAGGGAATCGACGTTGTCATCATCGACCAGAATTGAGGAGATGCCTAATCGGATTGTCTCCTCGAGCAGGAAAAGAGTCATAACGATGAGAAAAATTCGAACTCTATAAGGTTTTTTCATCGTCGGAATCAGGTTCTGGTTAACAACCGAAGTCAGCGCCGATAAAAGAAGACATTATCGCCTTGCAAAAACATGGGAGCCAAAGTGAGTTAAGATTTTTATCGACTCTAACATCCCAGAGCTAGGGACTA encodes the following:
- a CDS encoding DapH/DapD/GlmU-related protein is translated as MSNLWRYLKTFLRDLVGFFIIYMPGSTGRRIRYFYYRRRFKKCGKNVLIDEGVIIENPEWMSIGNNTWIGSRCVLKAGPLDLGSKIVKRKDKRNFKWQEGELVLSDNVEIAPSCQIQAHGGIYIGNNCGISSGAKLYSVMNLPTNPYDSSDVIFFSHWNTKSAYMVSPIIFEENVGIGLNSVVLAGVHIGKNSFVAANSVVMGSFGQNSFIKGNRAKKIKDRFKVRKEDE
- a CDS encoding sulfotransferase domain-containing protein translates to MVLGAYERFRTKLGAAISYCMVYSLSGILPLYIVNEYPKSGGTWLAQMLGQALGIPFPRTNRFPMVRSSVVHGHYPKHRGMKNTIVIWRDGRDVMVSLYHHCFFLSKNEPTGSPFMEVIRRDLPFVDYENIGENLPAFIEYFFTRQRYPSFTWAEFVRRWHGRKGITYVRYEDLNRDTPGQLRRVISELTGKSVGSEKVAKVAQELSFERLSGRRPGEENKNSFLRKGIVGDWRNYFNKEASECFDLHAGDELILLGYERDRSWIAGQR
- a CDS encoding DnaJ domain-containing protein, with the protein product MLKVDKKVFERVITQIITSNDIREILREFSLYRVFFYSLLKDVLRGEDSPNFPILRKIAKDRKISEQFIIEQAKLVLSHFAPEEPAEDYYRILNVPPTASAGEIRKSWINSMKAYHPDHVGDHGLDITKSLNEAYEILGDPIKRRKYDARRIPALPVVVVNPWSEITPRRLVFLFSLIAVLLASAFYLVESGLLSGSIYRVSQLSGEVEDEEEQAGEGFELFESEPNQEIRGGKSVEPPKEERVISSSSGVQESIVATPEEPSKKEVIQGEEDKKEALHSDMGKQSEQTASTEIRQKSPIQAGSDEEKDIGDFTDGQYMVRKGDTLSLIAKRFKVSVEELKEVNNLVDDKIDRGTLLLVPRTGEKIKSDEGVAVKQPAKILDEEEVSYRAEDEVKPKEEDKSKTQYSSLGKRYFSYQDKMSLYSFLSDYLTAYKNRDMDKFVSFFEPGARENGIEISKVLPSYRANFYSIEILEYKVRITSVTFEDNTASVDGGFAITFRSKSERGVKSAIGTISWFLSWLDNGWKIKEIRYQIQG